A single Triticum dicoccoides isolate Atlit2015 ecotype Zavitan chromosome 2A, WEW_v2.0, whole genome shotgun sequence DNA region contains:
- the LOC119357504 gene encoding probable long-chain-alcohol O-fatty-acyltransferase 5 has product MACPSGAGRWEVVVGNSSRERAGHGAPAVSVAVAAAALYARAASSLLRPGLPLLAAAPLAFASSAIVRGVAAFFLAWLGAFKVALLAAGRGPLDPALPVLPFLFTALLPVKLRRGGAAGAMSEAKAAPSLASCAVKAAVMAALVGLYRLNARLHLYARLALYGVHTYCFLDLLLPCIAAAAPALGMETEPQFDRPYLASLLRDFWGRRWNLMVSAILRPSVYDPVRARAGGAAGVLASFAVSGAMHEAMVCYLSLRWPPGGGMAAFFALHGACCVAEGWCARRWAARRPPRAVATVGVGLFVAGTSFWLFFPALLKDGVEERFLDEWAAVAAFFLDAG; this is encoded by the exons ATGGCGTGTCCATCAGGGGCTGGTCGTTGGGAGGTGGTGGTAGGCAACTCAA GTCGCGAGCGCGCTGGCCATGGAGCTCCCGCGGTGTCCGTGGCCGTCGCGGCGGCCGCGCTGTACGCGCGCGCCGCGTCGTCGCTCCTCCGGCCCGGGCTCCCGCTCCTCGCCGCCGCGCCGCTGGCCTTCGCCTCCTCCGCCATCGTCCGGGGCGTCGCCGCCTTCTTCCTCGCCTGGCTCGGCGCCTTCAAGGtcgcgctcctcgccgccggccgcggCCCGCTCGACCCCGCCCTCCCCGTGCTCCCGTTCCTCTTCACCGCCTTGCTCCCCGTCAAGCTCCGCCGCGGCGGCGCCGCTGGAGCAATGTCCGAGGCCAAGGCGGCGCCCTCGCTCGCCTCCTGCGCGGTCAAGGCCGCCGTCATGGCCGCCCTCGTGGGCCTCTACCGGCTCAACGCCCGGCTGCACCTCTACGCGCGCCTGGCGCTGTACGGCGTCCACACCTACTGCTTCCTGGACCTGCTCCTCccctgcatcgccgccgccgcgcccgcgctcGGCATGGAGACGGAGCCGCAGTTCGACCGGCCGTACCTGGCCTCCTTGCTGCGGGACTTCTGGGGCCGGCGGTGGAACCTCATGGTGTCGGCCATCCTCCGGCCGTCGGTGTACGACCCCGTGCGCGCCCGCGCGGGGGGCGCCGCGGGCGTGCTGGCCTCGTTTGCGGTGTCCGGGGCGATGCACGAGGCCATGGTGTGCTACCTCAGCCTGCGGTGGCCGCCCGGCGGCGGGATGGCCGCCTTCTTCGCCCTCCACGGCGCCTGCTGCGTCGCCGAGGGGTGGTGCGCGCGGCGgtgggcggcgaggaggccgccgcgcGCCGTGGCGACGGTGGGTGTGGGGCTGTTCGTGGCGGGCACGTCGTTCTGGCTCTTCTTCCCGGCGCTGCTCAAGGACGGCGTCGAGGAGAGGTTCCTGGACGAGTGGGCTGCCGTGGCGGCCTTCTTCCTCGACGCCGGCTGA
- the LOC119352952 gene encoding probable protein S-acyltransferase 14 — MHRSAGVAMAWNVFRFCTALRGLGSIMILLVLAIVGVTYYAVVLCNYGPALLLGGGATLAALAVLLLFHFLLAMLLWSYFSVVFTDPGSVPPNWNLDFDEERGETAPLSSSDFNSQMNPQQSMALGDTGNPRMRYCRKCNQLKPPRCHHCSVCGRCILKMDHHCVWVVNCVGALNYKYFLLFLFYTFLETSLVTLSLLPHFIAFFSDVEIPGTPSALATTFLTFVLNLAFSLSVLGFMIMHISLVSGNTTTIEAYEKKTSPRWMYDLGRKKNFAQVFGNDKKYWFIPAYSEEDLRRMPALQGLDYPVRTDLDGQEL, encoded by the exons ATGCACAGATCGGCGGGGGTCGCGATGGCGTGGAACGTCTTCCGGTTCTGCACGGCGCTCCGGGGCCTGGGCTCCATCATGATCCTACTCGTCCTCGCCATCGTCGGCGTCACCTACTACGCCGTCGTCCTCTGCAACTACGGCCCCGCCCTCCTCCTCGGCGGCGGCGCCACCCTCGCCGCGCTCGCCGTGCTGCTCCTCTTCCACTTCCTG CTTGCTATGCTGTTATGGAGCTACTTCTCTGTTGTCTTCACCGACCCTGGTTCTGTTCCGCCAAATTGGAACCTTGATTTTGACGAGGAAAGGGGAGAAACTGCTCCGCTCTCTAGCTCAGACTTCAATAGCCAAATGAACCCACAGCAGTCTATGGCTCTCGGTGATACGGGAAatccgaggatgaggtactgtaGGAAGTGCAACCAACTGAAGCCCCCTCGGTGCCATCATTGCTCTGTCT GTGGAAGGTGTATCCTTAAGATGGACCATCACTGTGTATGGGTTGTTAATTGTGTTGGGGCGCTGAACTATAAATACTTTCTTCTCTTCCTG TTTTACACCTTCCTTGAGACATCGCTTGTTACCCTCTCTTTATTGCCTCACTTCATAGCCTTCTTCAGTGATGTCGAGATCCCAGGAACTCCTTCAGCACTTGCAACCACATTTCTCACATTTG TGTTGAATCTGGCCTTTTCCTTGAGCGTTCTGGGTTTTATGATAATGCACATTTCACTTGTTTCTGGTAATACAACAACGATTGAG GCATATGAGAAGAAAACTAGTCCACGTTGGATGTATGATCTTGGCCGGAAGAAGAATTTTGCTCAG GTCTTCGGAAACGACAAAAAGTATTGGTTCATTCCGGCATACTCAGAAGAGGACCTtcgaaggatgcccgctctgcagggCCTCGACTATCCTGTCAGGACAGACTTGGATGGGCAAGAGTTGTAA